ACTTCATCCATCCCGAAGCCGTGTTCATGATCCACGGATTCGGCCATGACCTGCCCCCCGAGACCCGGGCCAACGGCAGAGGCGTTGCCGATAATCTGCTCATGCCCAAGGGCATCCGCAAATGGGATCACGGCGGCGGCGCCGTGGCCATGCAGGAGCACTTCGTCTCCGTAACCAAAGCATAACTCTCACCCCCATAACCCCTGAAAAGACCGGCGCAACCCCCGCGCCGGTCTTTTCTCTTTGGAGCCGGAAGGCGTCCCCCGCTTCTCCTCTGAAGGGGAATGCTCCGCGCCATCCGGGAACAGGCAAGCCCCGTTACGGCACTTCCCCACAAAAAAAGGGCGCGCCCCTTGCGGACCGCGCCCCCTATTCCTTTTGCGTCGGCGACGGCGTGTTAGCCCTCGGCAATCCACTCCTCAAGCCGGGTTTCGAACATGGACTTGATCTCCTGGAGGCGTTCGGGGGTTTCGGCCTCGAAGCGCAGGACCAGGACCGGCTGGGTGTTGGAGGCGCGGATAAGCCCCCACCCATCGGGGAACACGGCGCGGACGCCATCGATGTCGATGGCCTCGTACTTGGCGCTGAAGTATTTGACGGCCTTGTTCACCACCCGCTCCTTCATCTCCTCGGGGCAGTCCACGCGGATCTCCGGGGTGGACCAGGTCTTGGGCCAATCGAGCTGTTCCGACATGGGCTTGTCGGACCGGGAAAGGATCTCGACCATGCGCAGGGCCGCATAGGTCGCGTCGTCGAAACCGTAGTAGCGGTCGGCGAAGAACATGTGACCGGACATCTCGCCCGCGAATTTGGCCCCGATCTCGCGCATGCGCGCCTTGATCAGGGAATGGCCGGTCTTCCACATGACCGCGTCGCCGCCATGGGCTTTGATGTCCTCGTACATCAGGTGCGAGCACTTGACCTCGCCGATGATCGACGCGCCGGGAAACGCCTTCAGAATATCGCGGGCATAGATAGCCACCAGTTGGTCGCCGAAGAGCAGACTCCCCTTCTCGGTGACCACGCCGAGGCGGTCGCAATCCCCGTCCAGGCCCACGCCGATATCCGCCTTTTCCTTGAGCACGGCCTGTTGCAGGGCGGCCATGTTCTTCTCCACCACCGGGTCGGGATGATGGTTGGGAAAATCGCCGTCGGGCTCGCAGAACAGGCAGACCACCTCGGCTCCGGCCTTGCGCAGGGCGTCTGCGGTGATCAGCCCGCCCGTCCCGTTGCCGCCGTCCACGACCACCTTCACGGGCCGTTCGAAGGTCACGTCCCCGGCCAGCTCGGCCACGTACTTGTCGAGTACGTCTTCATGCCGGACCGAGCCTGCGCCCTGAGGGAAGTCGCCCTTTTCCATGAGCGCATAGACATCCTGAATTTCATCGGAATGAATGGTGCTGATCCCCTGCCAGACCTTGAATCCGTTGTATTCCGAAGGATTATGGCTGGCGGTGATCATCACGCCCGCCTGGGTCCCAAGCTTGGTCACGGCCCAGTAGAAGGCCGGAGTCGAGACCTGGCCGACGGTGACGACGTTCACGCCCGTCCCGTTCAGGCCTCGGATCAGGGCCTCGGCGTAGCCGGGCGAGGAATGACGGCAGTCATGGCCCACCACGGCGGTCGAGGAACCGCGTTCCAGGAAATATTGTCCGCAGGCGCGGCCCAGCCGTTCGACCCACTCCTCGTCGAAATCCCTGTCCACTATACCGCGAATATCATAGGTCCTGAACACTTCCCGCGAAATAGGCTTCATCCGTATTCCTCCCTGCCCGTACGCCGGGCCATAGGTCTTTGTCTCGGTTGTCCCGGCACACGCGGCCGGGCGGCAATTCAAACATGATCCCCGGGACGCTGCCAGGGATTTCTCCCCGGCTCCGCCGCGTTTCGTCGACGGGCACCCCCGGTACTTCACATCATATACAGACATTTTTGCGGAAATTCCACCGGCGGTTTCATAACTCCGCCACCGAATCGTCACCTAATCGTCATTGATATATCCGCATAAGCGGATATCAAGTACTTCATGGAAAAACTCGCATTGCGCTTCAAGGGGCTCGGAGACCCCACCAGGTTGCGGATCATCCGGCTGCTCGACCACGGCGAACTGTGCGTCTGCGACCTGATGGCCGCGCTGACACTGCCGCAGTCCACGGTCTCCCGGCATATGTCCTTCCTGCGCAACGGACGTTGGGTGGACGGCCGACGCGAGGGCAAATGGGTCTATTACACCCTGGCCGCGCCCGAAGACGGAATCCAGGCCCAGGTGCTGCGCGTCCTGCGCCAGCATCTGCCCGAGCGGGGACAAGCGCGGAAGGACTACGCACGACTCTTGGCCCATCTGGCGAACAAAACCGAGGCCACCTGTTCGACCGAGGCATAGGCGCACCATGACCGAAGCCGTCATGAAAATATTATCTTTCCCAAATTGCTACCTGACCCTGTGGATCTTCCTGGCCATGTTCGCGGGGGTGGGCTGCGGCGACCTCTTTCCAGGGGTGAAGCGGATCACAAACGCCTTCCAGGTGAGTACCACCAACATTCCCATCGCCATCGACCTGATCCCCATCAGCCTGGTCAACGTGGCCGTGCGCCTCAAACGCCGCAACTTCCCCCTTGCCCAGGACCCCCTCGTCGGCGTGTGCCACGTACGCCGCAAAACGCCCGACGCAACCTAGGAGTGACGCCATGAACATCCTTTTCCTGTGCACCGGCAATTCCTGTCGCAGCCAGATGGCCG
The Desulfovibrio sp. Huiquan2017 genome window above contains:
- a CDS encoding metalloregulator ArsR/SmtB family transcription factor — protein: MEKLALRFKGLGDPTRLRIIRLLDHGELCVCDLMAALTLPQSTVSRHMSFLRNGRWVDGRREGKWVYYTLAAPEDGIQAQVLRVLRQHLPERGQARKDYARLLAHLANKTEATCSTEA
- a CDS encoding phosphomannomutase/phosphoglucomutase: MKPISREVFRTYDIRGIVDRDFDEEWVERLGRACGQYFLERGSSTAVVGHDCRHSSPGYAEALIRGLNGTGVNVVTVGQVSTPAFYWAVTKLGTQAGVMITASHNPSEYNGFKVWQGISTIHSDEIQDVYALMEKGDFPQGAGSVRHEDVLDKYVAELAGDVTFERPVKVVVDGGNGTGGLITADALRKAGAEVVCLFCEPDGDFPNHHPDPVVEKNMAALQQAVLKEKADIGVGLDGDCDRLGVVTEKGSLLFGDQLVAIYARDILKAFPGASIIGEVKCSHLMYEDIKAHGGDAVMWKTGHSLIKARMREIGAKFAGEMSGHMFFADRYYGFDDATYAALRMVEILSRSDKPMSEQLDWPKTWSTPEIRVDCPEEMKERVVNKAVKYFSAKYEAIDIDGVRAVFPDGWGLIRASNTQPVLVLRFEAETPERLQEIKSMFETRLEEWIAEG